In Glycine soja cultivar W05 chromosome 10, ASM419377v2, whole genome shotgun sequence, the genomic stretch GCATAAGCATAACTATTGCCATTTAAAAATATGAGTTTGTTGTAAATCATTGTAGCTGGTGCTTATGGctaagaatttttttcttatggctgttgctatgcatgacaatttttcattttctttttcttttgaatataGAGCTTATAAATGCAATTGATTTTATGGTTCAGGTATGAGAAGTATCATGTTTGCTATGGAGGTCAAGAGGAAGAGAGGAAAGCTAATTATACCGATATGGTGAGAGATATATTAATAttggcaactttttttttttaacctgcAACTTATATAAGATGAACTTTGTGATTTTATGTTTACTCTTTCTCCAAaaggaaaactttttttttctttctggaaAAACTAAAATGAGTTTAATCCTATAAGATGAACTTTTGTTTTTCTGGAAACTTGAAATCTTTACAGTTTTTGTGTAGGTATCCAATTGATACTGAAGCAATATCCAaactatattttgaatatttaggTCATTGGATTGGTTATTAAGCCAAGTTCATGTCGAGATGATCAAGTTAtagcaatattttctttttaattatttaatgaatgtTTACTGTTCATTTATAGCTATGTTCTTTGATCATTAGTGATGTCCTATAACTTGTGACTCGTGAAGTTATGGAGTAATGTGTTTTTGTCTCAATTATAGTCAATTTGATTATCTGCCAAACAAATATGATAACTTGATAAGATTTGCATGTGTTTTCAGGTTAATAAATACTACGATCTTGTTACCAGCTTTTATGAGTTTGGCTGGGGGGAATCTTTCCATTTTGCACCCAGGTGTTCATTTACTTCATCTTGCGCTAACAAATTGAAGAATTTTTGATAGTTTGATCATGCTGATAATTTTCTTGTCTTGCAGATGGAAAGGGGAATCTCTTCGAGAGAGCATCAAGCGACATGAACACTTCCTTCCTTTACAACTTGGACTGAAGCCAGGGCAGAAGGTTCAATAAAACAACTAAGCAAGCTGATATCtgatttacaatatttttttttttaaatttcatgagcctttataatttgttttaggtTTTGGATGTTGGATGTGGAATTGGGGGACCATTAAGAGAAATTTCTCGATTTAGGTAAACAAGATTGATTTCATTCAGGCTTCCTCTTCCTTTGCCTTTCCCTGTTTTACCTTTACTAGCTAACAAAAATCAAGGGGTATCTGTGCAGCTCAACTTCAATTACCGGGTTGAATAACAATGAGTACCAGATAACAAGAGGAAAGGTATATGTTATGAGATTAAGTTCATTGAAACAATTTTGAGGTGTAAATTATTATGCATTGACACAGTTATTTTGACCTTTAGTTCAATCATCATATACTAGTATACTGTCACTGTTGTTTGTTCTCACATAAAATTGATGCATTGtgcaaatgttaattatttacttaatgtACATTTGGGTTATGACAGTCATCttgtattaatttaatatacataGTCTGTCGTGTTAAATAGTTCTTAAAAGCCTTTTTGATAAAGGAATTATTtggttctcaattttttttaaaagataataatacaataaaatttcTGCATATTTTGATCACTAACAGATTTTTGCTAATAAACAGGAACTCAATCGCATTGCTGGAGTGGACAAGACTTGCAATTTTGTCAAGGTTGAATTTTGTAAATCATATTATTTCCCTTTAATGGGAGTAGGAGGCCTTTTATTTCAGCATTTATTGGTCcaatgttttataaaattgttcTACTTCAGTTATACATGTTACATTGAATATGCTATTTAGAGAGTTGGGATTAGCTTCTGTGGTGTTCTGAAAAACTTATAATCAAAATGCTGAAGATACAGCTTTTTGGATAAAATGCTATTGTAAATTAGGCATAACCAAACATGTGATCTTAgcctcaacaaaaaaaaaagaaattgatttgAAGTGATAATTAACATGATCATATTTGATAATGCAGGCTGACTTCATGAAAATGCCATTCCCAGACAACAGTTTTGATGCAGTGTATGCGATTGAAGCCACTTGCCATGCACCGGATGCTGTATGTGACAGTATTTTATACTCTAATTGGTTTCACATTCTTCTTTAACCCTACTACAACTTTCTATCTACCCATTCACCCATAAATTGTAAAGTACTATGAACCAACTTCAATGTGGCCTGCATAATAGCATGAAGTGCATGTGTTAATTGTGAATCTATAAAATGGTGTCTATAATTTGTATTGTCTGACACTTATTTTTCCTGCCATGAAATTATGGATAGTATGGATGCTATAAAGAGATTTTTAGAGTGTTAAAGCCTGGTCAATATTTTGCTGCTTATGAATGGTGCATGACCGATTCTTTTGATCCCCAAAACCCAGAGCACCAAAAAATCAAGGTATGATACAGTGGTGTAGATTGAATTTAGATTGTGGTTTATCTATTAAGTCTGTTGAAACCTCTTGGTTTGtaattcaatagataaaattcCTTCTTACAGGCAGAAATTGAGATTGGTGATGGGCTACCTGACATTCGATTGACTGCTAAGTGTCTTGAAGCTCTGAAGCAAGCAGGTTTTGAGGTGAACATCAATTTATTCTTAGTTGTCACCTTTCACCTagtattggtttttgtataTCCAAGAGTTGAACCTAATTGGCTAAAGGGGGATTCTTTCCTTTTTCCGTGTAAAAGGTAATATGGGAGAAAGATCTAGCAGTGGACTCTCCTCTTCCTTGGTATTTGCCTTTAGACAAAAGTCACTTCTCACTGAGTAGCTTCCGTCTAACTGCTGTCGGGCGACTTTTCACCAAAAACATGGTATTGATGTTGAATATCATATCTGTAAATTTATTTCACTTGTGTATCTTTTGGTCTTGGGTATGATTCCTTGTAGAGTTCTTCTATAATTTGGTTGCATGTGAGAATTTGGggattcatttcttttattactcATTCAATATTGGTTGGGGCTACAAATTTATATCTGTAGGTCAAGGTTCTGGAGTATGTTGGACTGGCTCCAAAGGGTAGTCTAAGGGTTCAAGACTTCCTGGAGAAGGCTGCAGAGGGACTAGTTGAAGGAGGGAAGTAAGTTTTGCATCTATCTCATAATATTACTTTCTAGCCACGCATACGAAATTTATGGATATTGTTTTTCAACTGAGTAAAAATGAGAATGCTCTTTGCAACATGTACAGTTCTCAACAATGCGGCAATTTCTAATCCTTAAGGTCTCTAATCTGAGTCCATCTTATCCTTGAGAGGAACACTGATTAATAACATACGAAGATTAATGAACACTGGCCAATGAAATTTTTTCTTGAGCAGAGTAATCTGAAACTTGTCTTGTGTTTGTTACTCTTCCAGGAGAGAGATTTTCACACCAATGTACTTCTTCCTGGCACGGAAGCCTGATTTAGACAGGAACTAAGCTGGCTGTACAAATAGGTTGCTGTTTTCATCAGTTACGGTGATTCTGGTAGGGTGAACCGTAAGCTAGGATTGTTTTTGGCCTTGTTGCCTTAGTGATTCTTGctgtttctttgttttgtttaggTTACCAACACTTCATTTTGCTGCTTGTTTCGATGAAGCAGTGCTCCTCCATATTTTGTTTACCCTACATATTATATGCTCTTTTACTTTGTTTAAAAGGATTTGCAGTTTTTGTCTTTGGTAGTTTGAATTGCGCgtaattttagtcttagtttttttttagctaattttttttataagcaataaGCCAATAAAGTTGctctaattttaaaactaaacaaATTTAGAATGCATTTTTTCTATACTCATTCAATTATTTGGGAGtttatgatgtattttgggatgtgaaataatttaaaactttaaaatcaAGAAATTTAGCAaaacctaataatttttttcaattttataagaTGAGATTAGAATTTGAAgggaaattttgattttttttttttatgaaatttaagcTTTTAGTTAGTAATTTATTAATAGAAAGGAATCgattcaagttataaatattGAGTACAAAATAAGAGCTTGAAAATTTCAGATATAAGAAAATTAACTGActttaatttacttaattttaaaaatggagACTTAATTAACTTAAACCAATAAGAGATTAAAATTGTACATTGTTTAGGATAAATAAAGGACAAATAATGAACTGGTAACAAAGATGGATTTAGACCACTCGAGTCACAGTTGGAGATCTCCACGCATCACTCTAAAACATCACTCTTCTCCTCAACTGTCAAGGTAAAAGAACAACCATTTCTACATAATGAATCACATCTCCACAATCAAAATACGACTACTCCATTAGTAATCAATCCTCATGTGCTTTTGATGAACCTTGAATGAATTATCCAGCCAATACCATCGCACCTCCCCCACAATCAAACtttaatcaaattaactatTTAATATGTCCATTAtcgataaaataattatcttatgtATGTCAAATTACATgatgaatattataaattaatgtcAATGCCAGAACCTCATTACATGGCAGAACCTCAATCAACAGACTTTCCCGATCTAATCTGCACTGCCTTCTTCACTGGTATAACATTAATTcagattatattaaaattaatttaaatattagtatAACACTGAATTGGATTTGAAATTGGTTTGGGGTTGGAGAAGATGGAGGAGAGTGGTACCGTACCAAATAAAATTGGGATAGGAATGAGAATGGGAGAGAGAAATTCACGTGAAAgtcaagtttaaattttaattgatgttACATCAAGTGAGACTAGTGATTTTGTTCCGTGTTTGTGCTATGCTCAATAAAATGatagaataaaatcaaaatttcctAATTTTAGTGGGATAAGATTTCGTGTGAAATTTCTCTATAGATTGACACATACATGAAACTTttctatttgaaaatattttactttgaaTTTATTATAGATTACAGATATTGTTAATCAATTTGTATAACAAATATGATAAGAAAATATTGTGatccattttaatttgtttatgcaatttttttaattttctcatgTGAGTAATGTTATTGGACATTTCATTCATATATTATAGTAtatattaatgatgaaatcgtgtaaaaaataattttggtgTGAAGATGTGTCTCTAATTTCAGTTTGCAAGATGTCAAGTTAggtagaaataattttctgataaGTTAGCTGGTGGCCAACAACCAGCTGTTTTCAGTTGTTCTGTCTTGGTAATTTCTTCCTTGTTTTCTTGAGTGCTATACAAACATTGGAATATTTCCTTATGGCATGTTGTAAAACCTAGGTCCCATTCTTGTAATCACAATGAGAGGAAGATCGAAGTGTGTGAGAGAGATAAAGTTGAAACTTGGGGATCCTTGATATTGTTATCTCAACATTGAAATTACCAAACAAGATTTTATTTATACACATACATCTTTGTAACTCTTGGACCATAGAAGATCGGTTTCGCTTCTTTCTTGTGGATGTAGGTCCTTTGTGACCGAACCACCTAATTGCTCGTGTTCATCTTCTATTCCTTATCTTTGTTTTGATTCAATGTTATTAGCCTTTGGATTTTTGCTGCTGTGTTGTTCTATTTCCTGGTTTTGTCAATCAATTACATGTTTTGAACCATAACATTTGGTCTGCACTCAACTAGTATTTAAGAAACATTATGTTATTTGAACCACTATGTAATTGACAGATGAAGTCCAAACTTTGAAATCTACTGTGAGTTTATGTGATATTCAAACTGTGATTGAattcacaaatttatttatattgattcAAGTCACTTTCTAGATTTTTAACatcataatttttcttatacataAGAATTAAACATGGTATCAAAAGGTTTTACAATATTTATACATTCTGTTTAATCAACAGAACTAGACCCTCTTTACTTTAAGTTAGGTTTAAAGTTCAGTTTGGGCATCATCATTTGCTACATGCATAAATAAAGCATGTATCTAATTAGACTAAAAACCAACTGATGGGATCTCAAGCTGAATCACGAGCCTTGCAAACAGGTAAATCATCTTCGAAATTGGGAGGGACTCCAAGGATTGGATTTCTCTCAAAGAAATTAGCAGGCTTCAAATCAAAACTTGATGATACAGTAGGCATGACAGGATAGTCCTCTTGACAGGGTATATGATGGAACCCTATTGTGTACCACAAAACAATGTCTTTATTCTCAATTGGACGATCCCTGCATATTAAAATATCAGCAGTCTAAGAAATTAATAGTATCATATAATGTCTTCACTAGGCACcaaattcaaactcatattATATCTAATTTTCTATCAATACGTAAGTGTGATTGAGGTGATTTAAGCAATTTAATTTGAAGTAAAAGATAATTTAGCGCATTAGGCTAGTGATGTCCAACCTAAGTTTATTGAGTACACGTTTTTTCCCCCTTTATTTATGAAACATGACAAAGACAAGGAGAACTGCaatgtctctcattctctcccacaaataataatcttaaattgtatttcatttttatatacataTGGTATATAATAATGAGAACGGcaagtaatatatttttcttaagtcAAGAAATTTTCTAGTTGAAAGttcagaattaattaattaactctcTGAGATcgtgaaatttatttaagaaatttatttcTCTCAACATATACTCTTATGTTCTTTCTAACAcactttataattaattaaaattatatatagattCTACCAAATATATGGGCCTTATTTAAGTAGACTTACTTCCAAAGTGATGGGACCAGCAcaaatttaaatcaatattaGAAAGATTATCAAGAAAAGTATTAAGTGTATTGTTAAGGCTCTTTTTAAACGTTCCTTGATATCCATTTTctcttataagaaaaaatatatatatttttttaaattttttataagcaatatttcatttaataaaattatgttcaaaGTACCTTCATTTAATAAGGAATCTATGTTTAACatcaaatttcaattgaataatagtttaaggttttttttaattaaaaacgaCACCATTTAatgaagttaataattttattaatcagtgtgaaactaattttttttacttataaaagAAAAGTTAGGGAGTATTTATTTCGTCGGTAAGtgaatttttcttttagcaAATGTGACAGCCGTGATTATAGAATTGGAATTGAACCATGAGAAAGGAAAGGTAGAATCATGAAAAGAATCTTTGACCTGTTGGACCAGACTTGAAGAGTATCATCCCCTTTGCTCTGGTAAGCAAATAAACCACCAGCCCATTGCTCACTTTTGTTGTAAGGAGTAACCCATATTTGATTGTTTGTAAAAGCTGCTCTTTTCTGTGGAGGATCTTCTGGATCCAGCAGGCTAGCTGCTGTGGCACCTGGAACCAATTTGTACCCAACAGGGTTCCCTATCCTTGTCTTCTTCAATGGGTTCACCACATGAAATTCCGATGGGTCATAGAGTTGAAGTCTTATTTGAGCATCTTTCTCTGTCTTTGCCACTTTTTTAACAGCTTTTAGATAACTCTTTCTGGGTGATTCTCCTGGAGAGGTCTCTTGCTTCTTTATGTTTACCTCAACAAATGAATTGTCAGAGCCATCAACGTCCATATCTAGGTAATATGTGATAAAATGGTCATGGATTACACCTATAATGTTTTCACTCAAAAGGGTTCCATAAAGATATTCTTGGTTGGGAACTTGATCCATATTCTCATAGGTAGTTCCTTTCACCATCAAGATACCACTCAGTCCAACCTGCATCCGACAAATAAATGCCTTCATATTAGCATAAACAATTGAATACGAATAcaataagagaaaaaacatTACCATCAATCTAGAAAGGTTCATCTATCTTATCCTAAACCATCAATCTATAGTGCAAGTTGTCCATTTTTCTATTACGTGAACAACTTGACAATTTATAGCCCATAACACACTGCACAAGGGAGACATTATTGAAAAAGTTGCATAAAGTCGTGGTCACTTGACTAATTAATGTTAAATGTTATCAGGATTTTTGTATCGCAGCCACACTTTATATGTTCATTTATCATATCCACGATCTTGATTAGTTTACTATACACACAGTTTTCAACAAGTTTGGATTGGAGCCCTACTTTGTATATATGTTAATGCATCACATCACATGTTGATTAGTTTATTATACACAAGCCTGCAGAGGTTATTGGGACTTAATTTCTATCCTATAAAAGAATATGTAGAAACTAAATTGAATTTCCTTCACTAACCTTTGCTCTGATTAGCCCATCAGTTTGAAATTCCCAATCCACGATATAGTCATAGTTTGCTACTGCTGCTGCCATCCTAACCACTAGTGTCACCTTTGGCCTCACTTCTGTAACCTGCCACAATAGCACAAACCCAAAAATAAGTTGAGATAAAATCCTTTGAACTATATGAAGAGCAAGGCAGCATCATGATTCGTGATGATCAATGAACTGGCAACGAGAAAATACTCagaattcataattttatgaatGTGCATAATTAGAAACTAGCATTATGTCCATGATTTTAACAGTATGCACATATTCCCAAATGCCACCATAACTACATTTGTGTTTCAAAGTTCAAAGCCAGTGGAACAGTCATGTGTATTTCAATGTGGGCATATATGCCCACACTGACTTCATATAATTCCTATGTTATATAGCACGAATACTTCTCAtgttaataataacaataataatagtagtaaGTAGGAAAAACATTGATtagagaagaggaagaaagaagaccaGGAGCATAGCACCACAAAGAAGGTAAGAGCACCACTTTATCCCAGATATGTGATGTTGGTTAGCATTGTCATTGAAACTTagcattttatcaaatattatttacagaACTGATGATTCTATCCAGGCCTCTCAAAATAGGT encodes the following:
- the LOC114372208 gene encoding cycloartenol-C-24-methyltransferase-like, with protein sequence MDLASNLGGKIDKAEVLSAVQKYEKYHVCYGGQEEERKANYTDMVNKYYDLVTSFYEFGWGESFHFAPRWKGESLRESIKRHEHFLPLQLGLKPGQKVLDVGCGIGGPLREISRFSSTSITGLNNNEYQITRGKELNRIAGVDKTCNFVKADFMKMPFPDNSFDAVYAIEATCHAPDAYGCYKEIFRVLKPGQYFAAYEWCMTDSFDPQNPEHQKIKAEIEIGDGLPDIRLTAKCLEALKQAGFEVIWEKDLAVDSPLPWYLPLDKSHFSLSSFRLTAVGRLFTKNMVKVLEYVGLAPKGSLRVQDFLEKAAEGLVEGGKREIFTPMYFFLARKPDLDRN